In one Haloplanus salinus genomic region, the following are encoded:
- a CDS encoding type IV pilin — MSRGQSEAVATVLLLAIVVILVSSVGYVVLGTIEPDDSPAVDVRATVTDSTLALTH; from the coding sequence GTGAGCCGGGGTCAGTCGGAAGCCGTCGCCACCGTGTTGCTGCTCGCCATCGTTGTGATCCTCGTGAGCAGCGTCGGCTACGTCGTGTTGGGCACCATCGAACCCGACGACAGCCCCGCAGTCGACGTCAGGGCGACGGTGACCGACAGCACGCTGGCGCTTACACACTGA